From Terriglobales bacterium:
GCCGGCGAAATTAGTCTTTATTAGGTCGAGATTGCCGTCGAGGTCATAGTCTCCGGCTGAGATGCCCATGCCTGCTTGAGGCTTGCCGTCGGCGCTGAACGCACAGCCGGCGTCAATGCCGATATCCACGAACTTTCCGTTTTTGCGGTTCTGATACAGAACGCTGGCAGTGGAGTCGTCAGCTACATAGATATCCGGCCACCCGTCGTTGTCCAGATCGGCGGTCAGAACGCCAAGTCCGTAAGTGCCATTCGCCTGTGTGATTCCCGCAGCTTCGGATACGTCCGTAAAAGTTCCGTCCCGGTTGCTGTGATAAAGGATATTCTTTCCACCGGCAAGGCCGGGTGGGCCACAGGCAACCTTCACACCTTTATATAGGCACGGTCCCGATTCCGGCACCGGCGCCGTCGCCAGATCCAGGTCTATGTAGTTGGCCACAAACAAATCCAGATGGCCGTCGCGATCATAGTCAACAAATGCGCAGCCGGTGTTCCAGCGCTTGCCATTGCCTCCTACGCCAGCTCTTTCAGTGACGTCAGTAAACGTGCCGTCCCCGTTATTGTGATACAGAACATTCTTTCCAAAATAGGTTATGAACAAATCGTCGAAGCCGTCATTGTCATAGTCGCCGACGCAGACTCCTTGTCCCCACCCCGTGTGGGCCAGTCCGGCCTTCGCAGTCACGTCAGTGAAAGTGCCGTCGCGATTGTTCTTGAAGAGGTGGCAATGTGGTTCTTCGCCTTTCGGAAAACCTTCCAGTCGCCATCCGTTTACCAGGAAAATATCCAGCCAGTCATCATTGTCGTAGTCGTAGAAGGCAACTCCGCAACCTGTGGTTTCGAGCAGATATTTATTTTTATGCTCGCCGCCAAAAAGGGTCTTCGCGTTCAAGCCGGCTTCACGCGCCACGTTCACGAAGTTAATTCCCAAGTCAGCGAACTTGGGCGGCGGCGGATAAGCTGGATGCGTCGGCGGCTTGGCTGCTGCAGTTTGGGCTCGTGCAAGCGGATTCCACCGATTGGGCATTGCCATCGCCACAACACTTTCGAAGGAGAGGACCAGCGCCGATCGGCTTAAAGATTGAAGGAACGAGCGTCGCGAAAAAGACAAGAGGGGATACCTGGCCGAAATAGCTCCGTGCTAGAATCGCGCCTATTTTCTAACAGTTACTGAGGGGAGATTGCAAACGCCCGCGCTGATGCAGCCAGAAACCATCACGCCCCAAAAAGCCTCTGGTAAAGCGCTCACCCTTATTCTCCTGGTGCTGGTCGTTCTGCTTTTTGCGGCAGGCGCACCAGCAGCAGCGCCCGCTCAGGATGTTCCGGCCAACGATCTTGAACTTTCCAGACCAGTCCGCGCCTGGGAGTTTCTTCCGGCTGTAGGCACGCGTGCCGGACTGTTTGGCCAGGAATCGGGCGCGTTTGAAGCGTGGGTGTATCCGCTCAAGCTTTTTCGCGAGTTTCGGCTGCAATTTCGTATTGCCGACCGGGTGTTACCCGCAGAAGCTCTGGCCCGCACGCTCACCGTTCACGCTGAATCGGCCACTATTACTTATGTCTACGACACATTTCAGGTAAAAGAGACCGCATTCGTCCCGGTTAACGAACCTGGAGCGGTTGTACTAGTGGAGGTCGAAACTGCGGAGCCGCTGCAGATAGAAGCAGAATTTGTTCGCGATTTCACCCTGGAATGGCCAGCTGCGCTAGGCGCAACCTACATGAGCTGGGACGCAGCTTTGCGCGCCTTCGTGATGGCTGAAGAGCAGCGAAAATATGTCGCACTCGTCGGCTCGCCTTCAGCAGTCGTCCTGGAACAGGAATACGCTA
This genomic window contains:
- a CDS encoding CRTAC1 family protein, translating into MPNRWNPLARAQTAAAKPPTHPAYPPPPKFADLGINFVNVAREAGLNAKTLFGGEHKNKYLLETTGCGVAFYDYDNDDWLDIFLVNGWRLEGFPKGEEPHCHLFKNNRDGTFTDVTAKAGLAHTGWGQGVCVGDYDNDGFDDLFITYFGKNVLYHNNGDGTFTDVTERAGVGGNGKRWNTGCAFVDYDRDGHLDLFVANYIDLDLATAPVPESGPCLYKGVKVACGPPGLAGGKNILYHSNRDGTFTDVSEAAGITQANGTYGLGVLTADLDNDGWPDIYVADDSTASVLYQNRKNGKFVDIGIDAGCAFSADGKPQAGMGISAGDYDLDGNLDLIKTNFAGDTHSLYHNIGTGAFEDTTFEAGLGLNTKYLGWGCGFFDMDNDGWPDILVCNGHVYPEVEQLKTEAGYPQRKLLYQNLRNGRFEDVSLQGGPGITGPSASRGCAFGDFDNDGDIDVLVNTVNDFPQLLRRDSSASQNWIKIRTIGTKSNRSGIGARLRCLTRPPDESVPHQQIDEVRSGGGYLSQNDLRVHFGLGKAKKIELLEIRWPSGQVDSLKDLEPNQLIYVKESAGIVKAVRFEGRKS